One Streptomyces sp. B21-105 genomic region harbors:
- a CDS encoding ParA family protein, which yields MRTRGPGSAGLEAVGSVAVRTFAAHQSQSSPQLALSALQSMDGHHVNAMAGDGSGAPHNHFADYDELPDGHFYDPDAEYEPDPEYAATLAPDAARQRRERVGPTGRPLPYFPIPGPLTEHGPAKIIAMCNQKGGVGKTTSTINLGAALAEYGRRVLLVDFDPQGALSVGLGVNPMELDLTVYNLLMERGMAADEVLLKTAVPNMDLLPSNIDLSAAEVQLVSEVARESTLQRALKPLMDDYDYIVIDCQPSLGLLTVNALTAAHKVIVPLECEFFALRGVALLTETIEKVQERLNPELELDGILATMYDSRTVHSREVLARVVEAFDDHVYHTVIGRTVRFPETTVAGEPITTYASNSVGAAAYRQLAREVLARCHAE from the coding sequence ATGCGTACGCGGGGCCCGGGTTCCGCGGGGCTCGAGGCTGTCGGCTCCGTCGCTGTCCGAACCTTCGCAGCCCACCAGAGCCAGAGCAGCCCCCAGTTGGCTCTGTCAGCACTCCAGAGCATGGATGGCCATCACGTGAACGCCATGGCCGGCGACGGAAGTGGCGCGCCCCACAACCACTTCGCCGACTACGACGAACTGCCCGACGGGCACTTCTACGACCCCGACGCCGAATACGAGCCGGATCCGGAGTACGCGGCCACGCTCGCGCCCGACGCCGCCCGACAGCGCCGAGAGCGCGTCGGTCCGACCGGACGCCCGCTGCCGTACTTCCCGATCCCGGGCCCGCTGACCGAGCACGGCCCCGCGAAGATCATCGCGATGTGCAACCAGAAGGGCGGCGTGGGCAAGACCACGTCGACCATCAACCTGGGCGCCGCGCTCGCGGAGTACGGCCGGCGCGTGCTGCTCGTGGACTTCGACCCGCAGGGCGCGCTGTCGGTGGGACTCGGCGTCAATCCGATGGAGCTCGACCTCACCGTCTACAACCTGCTCATGGAGCGGGGCATGGCGGCCGACGAGGTGCTCCTGAAGACCGCGGTCCCCAACATGGACCTGCTGCCCAGCAACATCGACCTGTCGGCCGCCGAGGTGCAGCTGGTCTCCGAGGTCGCGCGGGAGTCCACGCTCCAGCGTGCGCTCAAGCCGCTGATGGACGACTACGACTACATCGTCATCGACTGCCAGCCCTCGCTCGGCCTGCTCACGGTCAACGCCCTGACGGCCGCCCACAAGGTGATCGTGCCGCTGGAGTGCGAGTTCTTCGCACTGCGCGGGGTGGCCCTGCTGACCGAGACCATCGAGAAGGTCCAGGAGCGGCTCAACCCCGAGCTGGAGCTCGACGGGATCCTCGCGACCATGTACGACTCGCGCACCGTGCACAGCCGAGAGGTGCTCGCACGGGTCGTCGAGGCCTTCGACGACCACGTCTACCACACGGTCATCGGGCGCACGGTCCGCTTCCCGGAGACCACGGTCGCCGGCGAGCCGATCACCACGTACGCGTCAAACTCCGTCGGCGCCGCCGCCTACCGTCAGCTCGCCAGGGAGGTGCTCGCCCGGTGTCACGCCGAGTGA
- the ald gene encoding alanine dehydrogenase, with amino-acid sequence MIDVKVGIPREVKNNEFRVAITPAGVHELARHGHQVVVERGAGVGSSITDEEYVAAGARILATADEVWATADLLLKVKEPIAEEYHRLRKDQTLFTYLHLAASKECTDALVASGTTAIAYETVELPSRALPLLAPMSEVAGRLAPQVGAYHLMRANGGRGVLPGGVPGVLAAKAVVIGGGVSGWNAAQIAIGMGFHVTLLDKDINKLKEADKVFGTKIQTVVSNAFELEKACLEADLVIGAVLVPGAKAPKLVTNELVSRMKPGSVLVDIAIDQGGCFEDSRPTTHAEPTFPVHDSVFYCVANMPGAVPNTSTYALTNATLPYIVELADKGWTEALRRDAALAKGLNTHDGKVVYREVAEAHGLEHVDLESLIG; translated from the coding sequence GTGATCGACGTGAAGGTCGGCATCCCCCGCGAGGTCAAGAACAACGAGTTCCGGGTGGCCATCACCCCCGCCGGTGTGCACGAACTGGCGCGCCACGGTCACCAGGTCGTCGTCGAACGAGGCGCCGGCGTCGGCTCGTCCATCACGGACGAGGAGTACGTGGCGGCCGGGGCGCGCATCCTTGCGACCGCCGACGAGGTGTGGGCCACGGCCGACCTGCTGCTGAAGGTCAAGGAGCCCATCGCCGAGGAGTACCACCGCCTCCGCAAGGACCAGACGCTCTTCACCTACCTGCACCTGGCCGCGTCCAAGGAGTGCACGGACGCGCTCGTCGCGTCCGGGACCACCGCGATCGCCTACGAGACCGTCGAGCTGCCGAGCCGCGCGCTGCCGCTGCTCGCCCCGATGTCCGAGGTCGCGGGCCGGCTGGCCCCGCAGGTCGGCGCCTACCACCTGATGCGCGCCAACGGCGGGCGCGGTGTGCTGCCGGGCGGCGTCCCGGGCGTGCTGGCCGCCAAGGCGGTCGTCATCGGCGGCGGCGTCTCCGGCTGGAACGCCGCGCAGATCGCCATCGGCATGGGCTTCCACGTGACCCTGCTCGACAAGGACATCAACAAGCTCAAGGAAGCCGACAAAGTCTTCGGCACGAAGATCCAGACCGTCGTCTCCAACGCCTTCGAGCTGGAGAAGGCCTGCCTGGAGGCGGACCTCGTGATCGGCGCCGTCCTCGTCCCGGGCGCGAAGGCCCCGAAGCTGGTCACCAACGAACTGGTCTCCCGTATGAAGCCCGGAAGTGTCCTTGTCGACATCGCGATCGACCAGGGCGGCTGCTTCGAGGACTCCCGCCCGACCACCCACGCCGAGCCGACCTTCCCGGTGCACGACTCGGTCTTCTACTGCGTCGCCAACATGCCCGGCGCGGTCCCCAACACCTCCACCTACGCCCTCACCAACGCCACGCTGCCCTACATCGTCGAACTCGCCGACAAGGGCTGGACCGAGGCACTGCGTCGCGACGCCGCGCTCGCGAAGGGTCTCAACACCCATGACGGCAAGGTCGTTTACCGCGAGGTCGCGGAGGCGCACGGCCTGGAGCACGTGGACCTGGAGTCCCTGATCGGCTGA